In Ctenopharyngodon idella isolate HZGC_01 chromosome 1, HZGC01, whole genome shotgun sequence, a single genomic region encodes these proteins:
- the fam114a1 gene encoding protein NOXP20 isoform X2, with protein MSQDETVEDLTAKSPPSLHATASDETAPIAAVSTDEVPSLSQLSLNTTTPDPTNAAAEEHGTAKSTEEKQVHQSEENPEGQVTECVESVSLDPDVTQEEAQETEPLDESKSKGWSSWGSWGKSLLTTATSTVGQGLSSVKEKAGVAFRIRQSSSCEEAEEAHEHSETEMAEHVHSEEVHRGVLSTISSAVQNTGKSVITGGLDALEFIGKKTMNVLAESDPGFKKTKILMQRTVSLSQMLKEAKEKERERMSSQMVTEPTAHYGILFDDYQGLSHLEALEILSNESEGRVQEFLSSLEEEDLEVLKKELIAIKEIFITREEEEADAISEENAADGEEFVSVLTELLFELHVAATPDKLNKARIKAHDWVREVEQSQEVVKNVEESKKECSTPCTAPEKGEQKEEEKKEKGEEGENEKNNTKDVNSDTVEKVYLSSVGSLAEVTARSIEQLHKVAELILHGQELEKPACQQASILVRLTSAMCKEVGCLARKFSDTLLAVGNQRKAEEVNPLVDSVMLEGCNSTTYIHNAFQLLFPVLQVSHIQTSRTAVKPAPEPASTE; from the exons ATGTCGCAAGATGAGACTGTGGAAGACCTCACTGCAAAATCTCCCCCTTCCCTCCACGCAACTGCCTCTGATGAAACTGCCCCCATAGCTGCAGTCAGTACAGATGAGGTCCCGTCTTTATCACAGCTTTCACTAAACACAACGACCCCTGACCCAACAAATGCAGCTGCGGAAGAGCACGGTACAGCCAAAAGTACTGAAGAGAAGCAGGTACACCAATCAGAAGAAAACCCTGAGGGTCAGGTGACTGAATGTGTGGAATCAGTGAGTTTGGACCCAGATGTTACACAGGAAGAAGCACAGGAAACAGAG CCCCTGGATGAGTCTAAATCTAAAGGCTGGAGTAGTTGGGGCTCCTGGGGGAAGTCACTTCTGACCACTGCTACATCCACTGTGG GTCAAGGGTTAAGCTCTGTAAAAGAGAAAGCAGGTGTGGCGTTCCGAATTCGTCAGAGCTCATCATGTGAGGAGGCAGAAGAGGCCCATGAGCATTCTGAGACAGAGATGGCAGAACATGTACATTCAGAGGAGGTGCACAGAGGAGTACTGTCAACCATCAGCAGCGCTGTTCAGAACACT GGAAAGTCAGTAATAACAGGAGGTCTTGATGCTTTGGAGTTTATTGGAAAGAAGACCATGAATGTCTTGGCAGAGAGTGATCCAGGCTTTAAAAAGACTAAAATACTGATGCAGAGaactgtctctctttctcag ATGTTAAAAGAAGCAAaggaaaaggagagagagagaatgagcagTCAGATGGTCACAGAACCAACCGCCCACTATGGGATCTTGTTTGATGATTACCAAGGCCTGTCTCATCTTGAGGCACTGGAAATTCTTTCCAATGAGAGTGAAGGAAGG GTGCAGGAATTCTTGTCCTCTTTGGAAGAGGAAGATTTGGAAGTTCTGAAGAaggagcttattgcgattaaaGAGATCTTCATCACTCGTGAGGAGGAGGAAGCTGATGCCATCTCAGAGGAAAACG CTGCTGATGGAGAGGAGTTTGTCAGCGTTCTTACTGAGCTTCTCTTTGAGCTCCACGTCGCTGCAACTccagacaaactaaacaaa GCCCGTATAAAAGCTCATGATTGGGTGCGAGAAGTGGAACAATCCCAGGAAGTTGTCAAGAATGTAGAGGAATCAAAGAAAGAGTGCTCCACCCCGTGCACCGCTCCAGAAAAGGGAgaacaaaaagaagaagaaaagaaagagaaggGAGAAGAGGGAGAGAACgagaaaaataatacaaaagatgtaAACTCGGATACTGTTGAG AAGGTGTATCTGTCATCAGTGGGCAGTCTTGCTGAAGTTACCGCTCGTAGTATAGAACAGCTACACAAAGTGGCTGAGCTGATTTTACACGGACAAGAGCTGGAGAAGCCAGCCTGCCAACAGGCCAGTATACTGGTCAG GTTAACCAGTGCCATGTGTAAGGAGGTTGGATGCCTGGCCCGAAAGTTTTCGGACACATTACTGGCTGTAGGG AATCAGAGAAAGGCAGAAGAAGTAAATCCTCTAGTGGACAGTGTGATGCTGGAG GGTTGTAATAGCACTACCTACATCCATAATGCATTCCAGCTGCTGTTTCCTGTTCTTCAGGTCTCACACATCCAGACCAGCAGAACCGCAGTCAAGCCAGCCCCAGAACCAGCATCCACAGAATAG
- the fam114a1 gene encoding protein NOXP20 isoform X1 gives MSQDETVEDLTAKSPPSLHATASDETAPIAAVSTDEVPSLSQLSLNTTTPDPTNAAAEEHGTAKSTEEKQVHQSEENPEGQVTECVESVSLDPDVTQEEAQETEPLDESKSKGWSSWGSWGKSLLTTATSTVGQGLSSVKEKAGVAFRIRQSSSCEEAEEAHEHSETEMAEHVHSEEVHRGVLSTISSAVQNTGKSVITGGLDALEFIGKKTMNVLAESDPGFKKTKILMQRTVSLSQMLKEAKEKERERMSSQMVTEPTAHYGILFDDYQGLSHLEALEILSNESEGRVQEFLSSLEEEDLEVLKKELIAIKEIFITREEEEADAISEENGDLNSQIHCSTPLSADGEEFVSVLTELLFELHVAATPDKLNKARIKAHDWVREVEQSQEVVKNVEESKKECSTPCTAPEKGEQKEEEKKEKGEEGENEKNNTKDVNSDTVEKVYLSSVGSLAEVTARSIEQLHKVAELILHGQELEKPACQQASILVRLTSAMCKEVGCLARKFSDTLLAVGNQRKAEEVNPLVDSVMLEGCNSTTYIHNAFQLLFPVLQVSHIQTSRTAVKPAPEPASTE, from the exons ATGTCGCAAGATGAGACTGTGGAAGACCTCACTGCAAAATCTCCCCCTTCCCTCCACGCAACTGCCTCTGATGAAACTGCCCCCATAGCTGCAGTCAGTACAGATGAGGTCCCGTCTTTATCACAGCTTTCACTAAACACAACGACCCCTGACCCAACAAATGCAGCTGCGGAAGAGCACGGTACAGCCAAAAGTACTGAAGAGAAGCAGGTACACCAATCAGAAGAAAACCCTGAGGGTCAGGTGACTGAATGTGTGGAATCAGTGAGTTTGGACCCAGATGTTACACAGGAAGAAGCACAGGAAACAGAG CCCCTGGATGAGTCTAAATCTAAAGGCTGGAGTAGTTGGGGCTCCTGGGGGAAGTCACTTCTGACCACTGCTACATCCACTGTGG GTCAAGGGTTAAGCTCTGTAAAAGAGAAAGCAGGTGTGGCGTTCCGAATTCGTCAGAGCTCATCATGTGAGGAGGCAGAAGAGGCCCATGAGCATTCTGAGACAGAGATGGCAGAACATGTACATTCAGAGGAGGTGCACAGAGGAGTACTGTCAACCATCAGCAGCGCTGTTCAGAACACT GGAAAGTCAGTAATAACAGGAGGTCTTGATGCTTTGGAGTTTATTGGAAAGAAGACCATGAATGTCTTGGCAGAGAGTGATCCAGGCTTTAAAAAGACTAAAATACTGATGCAGAGaactgtctctctttctcag ATGTTAAAAGAAGCAAaggaaaaggagagagagagaatgagcagTCAGATGGTCACAGAACCAACCGCCCACTATGGGATCTTGTTTGATGATTACCAAGGCCTGTCTCATCTTGAGGCACTGGAAATTCTTTCCAATGAGAGTGAAGGAAGG GTGCAGGAATTCTTGTCCTCTTTGGAAGAGGAAGATTTGGAAGTTCTGAAGAaggagcttattgcgattaaaGAGATCTTCATCACTCGTGAGGAGGAGGAAGCTGATGCCATCTCAGAGGAAAACGGTGATCTTAATTCACAAATTCATTGTTCCACTCCTCTCT CTGCTGATGGAGAGGAGTTTGTCAGCGTTCTTACTGAGCTTCTCTTTGAGCTCCACGTCGCTGCAACTccagacaaactaaacaaa GCCCGTATAAAAGCTCATGATTGGGTGCGAGAAGTGGAACAATCCCAGGAAGTTGTCAAGAATGTAGAGGAATCAAAGAAAGAGTGCTCCACCCCGTGCACCGCTCCAGAAAAGGGAgaacaaaaagaagaagaaaagaaagagaaggGAGAAGAGGGAGAGAACgagaaaaataatacaaaagatgtaAACTCGGATACTGTTGAG AAGGTGTATCTGTCATCAGTGGGCAGTCTTGCTGAAGTTACCGCTCGTAGTATAGAACAGCTACACAAAGTGGCTGAGCTGATTTTACACGGACAAGAGCTGGAGAAGCCAGCCTGCCAACAGGCCAGTATACTGGTCAG GTTAACCAGTGCCATGTGTAAGGAGGTTGGATGCCTGGCCCGAAAGTTTTCGGACACATTACTGGCTGTAGGG AATCAGAGAAAGGCAGAAGAAGTAAATCCTCTAGTGGACAGTGTGATGCTGGAG GGTTGTAATAGCACTACCTACATCCATAATGCATTCCAGCTGCTGTTTCCTGTTCTTCAGGTCTCACACATCCAGACCAGCAGAACCGCAGTCAAGCCAGCCCCAGAACCAGCATCCACAGAATAG